One genomic segment of Acidobacteriota bacterium includes these proteins:
- a CDS encoding endonuclease III, with translation MEEPAVEKIAEETHDDPFRVLIATLLSAQTKDAVTAGASARLFKVAHTPETMAALTVGRIERLIYPVSFYRTKARHVKQACRQILDDFGGVVPRTMEELLTLAGVGRKTANLVLILSHASQDNICVDTHVHRISNRLGWVKTRTPDQTEQALYRVVPRKWWPDVNLYLVTWGQNVCKPVYPRCRACVVSALCPRKGVTRESRA, from the coding sequence ATGGAAGAGCCGGCCGTGGAGAAGATCGCTGAAGAGACGCACGACGATCCGTTTCGGGTGTTGATCGCCACATTGCTGTCGGCGCAGACGAAGGACGCCGTGACCGCCGGGGCGTCGGCCAGGCTCTTCAAGGTGGCGCACACGCCAGAGACGATGGCGGCGCTGACGGTGGGGCGAATCGAGCGGCTGATCTATCCCGTGAGTTTTTATCGGACCAAGGCGCGTCATGTGAAGCAGGCGTGCCGGCAGATCCTGGATGATTTTGGCGGTGTGGTGCCGCGCACGATGGAAGAGTTGCTGACGCTGGCCGGGGTGGGCCGGAAGACCGCGAATCTCGTGCTGATTCTGTCGCATGCGAGCCAGGACAACATTTGCGTGGATACCCACGTCCATCGCATCTCGAATCGCCTGGGCTGGGTGAAGACGCGCACGCCCGATCAGACCGAGCAGGCGTTGTATCGGGTGGTGCCGCGCAAGTGGTGGCCCGATGTAAATTTGTATCTGGTCACGTGGGGCCAGAATGTGTGCAAGCCGGTGTATCCACGGTGCCGCGCGTGTGTGGTGTCGGCGTTGTGTCCCCGCAAGGGTGTGACACGGGAGAGTCGCGCATGA
- a CDS encoding EutN/CcmL family microcompartment protein, whose protein sequence is MQIGRVIGTLVATRKHHKIEGAKLLFVQPLTLEGAPKGTAVLTIDSVGAGVGETVLIVIEGKAAGDALRRKAAPVDAAIIGIVDTLTVEA, encoded by the coding sequence ATGCAGATCGGGCGCGTGATCGGGACGCTGGTGGCGACCAGAAAACACCACAAGATTGAGGGCGCGAAGCTGCTGTTCGTGCAGCCGCTCACGCTCGAAGGCGCGCCGAAGGGGACGGCGGTGCTGACCATTGATTCGGTGGGCGCCGGAGTGGGTGAGACGGTGCTGATCGTGATTGAGGGCAAAGCCGCCGGTGATGCCCTGCGGCGCAAGGCGGCGCCTGTGGACGCGGCGATCATCGGCATTGTGGATACTCTGACGGTAGAGGCATGA